A single region of the Chryseobacterium sp. 6424 genome encodes:
- the tuf gene encoding elongation factor Tu, which yields MAKETFNRNKPHLNIGTIGHVDHGKTTLTAAISKVLAEKGLAQMRDFSSIDSAPEEKERGITINTSHVEYETENRHYAHVDCPGHADYVKNMVTGAAQMDGAILVVAATDGPMPQTREHILLCRQVNVPRIVVFMNKVDMVDDPELLELVELEVRDLLSSYEYDGDNSPVIQGSALGGLNGDAKWVEKIDELMAAVDSWIEQPTRDQDKPFLMPIEDVFSITGRGTVATGRIEAGVINTGDPVDIVGMGDEKLTSTITGVEMFRKILDRGEAGDNVGLLLRGIEKTDIKRGMVIAKKDSVKPHKKFKAEVYILSKEEGGRHTPFHNKYRPQFYVRTTDVTGEIFLPEGVEMVMPGDNLTITVELLQPIALNEGLRFAIREGGRTVGAGQVTEILD from the coding sequence ATGGCAAAGGAAACGTTTAATCGTAACAAACCACACTTGAACATTGGTACCATCGGTCACGTAGACCATGGTAAAACTACTTTGACAGCTGCGATCTCTAAAGTATTAGCTGAAAAAGGTTTAGCACAGATGAGAGACTTCTCTTCTATCGACTCTGCGCCAGAGGAAAAAGAAAGAGGTATTACTATCAACACTTCTCACGTTGAATATGAAACTGAAAACAGACACTATGCTCACGTAGACTGTCCAGGTCACGCCGATTATGTTAAGAACATGGTTACCGGTGCTGCTCAGATGGACGGAGCGATCCTTGTAGTTGCTGCGACAGACGGACCAATGCCTCAAACAAGAGAGCACATCCTTCTTTGCCGTCAGGTAAACGTACCAAGAATCGTTGTTTTCATGAACAAGGTGGATATGGTTGATGACCCTGAATTATTAGAACTTGTTGAACTTGAAGTTAGAGACCTTCTTTCTTCTTACGAATATGATGGTGATAACTCCCCAGTAATCCAAGGTTCTGCTTTAGGTGGACTTAACGGAGATGCGAAGTGGGTTGAGAAAATCGACGAGCTTATGGCTGCTGTAGATTCTTGGATCGAGCAACCAACACGTGACCAAGATAAGCCATTCTTGATGCCAATCGAAGACGTATTCTCTATTACTGGTAGAGGTACTGTAGCAACTGGTAGAATCGAGGCTGGTGTGATCAACACGGGTGACCCTGTAGACATCGTAGGTATGGGTGACGAGAAACTTACTTCTACCATTACAGGTGTAGAGATGTTCCGTAAAATCCTAGACAGAGGTGAAGCTGGTGATAACGTAGGTCTATTGTTGAGAGGTATCGAGAAAACCGACATCAAGAGAGGTATGGTAATCGCTAAGAAAGACTCTGTGAAGCCACACAAGAAATTCAAAGCAGAGGTTTATATCCTTTCTAAAGAAGAAGGTGGTCGTCACACGCCATTCCACAACAAATATCGTCCACAGTTCTACGTAAGAACTACTGACGTTACAGGTGAGATTTTCTTGCCAGAAGGTGTAGAAATGGTAATGCCAGGTGATAACCTTACTATTACTGTAGAATTGTTACAACCAATCGCTCTTAACGAGGGTCTTAGATTCGCGATCAGAGAAGGTGGTAGAACAGTTGGTGCAGGTCAGGTAACTGAAATCTTAGATTAA
- the secE gene encoding preprotein translocase subunit SecE, whose product MSLVDFLKGSYTEFKDKVEWPKWPDLQSSTIVVTIATVILALFTFGVDSLFSKAITNVISLFIGLFN is encoded by the coding sequence ATGAGCTTAGTTGATTTTTTAAAAGGTTCTTATACCGAGTTCAAAGATAAGGTAGAATGGCCTAAGTGGCCAGATCTGCAGTCTTCAACCATCGTAGTAACTATTGCTACCGTGATCTTGGCCTTATTTACCTTTGGGGTAGATTCGCTTTTCAGCAAAGCCATCACCAACGTGATCTCTTTGTTTATCGGCCTGTTCAATTAA